One genomic segment of Polynucleobacter sp. MWH-UH2A includes these proteins:
- a CDS encoding adenylosuccinate synthase encodes MSSKQQAQGRNVVVIGTQWGDEGKGKVVDWLTDHAQAVVRFQGGHNAGHTLIIGDKKTILRLIPSGIMHKDVICYIGNGVVLSPEALFKEIGELEAAGLNVQSRLKISEATTLILPYHVAIDHAREKKRGEAKIGTTGRGIGPAYEDKVARRALRVQDLFYPEKFAAQLRENLEYHNFMLTNYYGAEPVNYEKTLAEAMSYAERLKPMVVDVSSALYAAEQAGQNLLFEGAQGTLLDIDHGTYPYVTSSNCVAGNAAAGSGVGPDSLQYILGITKAYCTRVGAGPFPSELYDHDNPARQDPIGVRLAEVGKEFGSVTGRPRRTGWLDAAALKRSIQINGLTGLCITKLDVLDGLETIRLCVGYTLDGKKLDVLPRGAESVARCEPIYEDFRGWKGTTFGIREWGKLPVEAQNFLRRIEEVAGKPIAMVSTGPERDETILLQHPFQD; translated from the coding sequence ATGTCTTCAAAGCAGCAAGCACAAGGTCGTAACGTCGTTGTCATTGGTACCCAGTGGGGTGATGAAGGCAAAGGTAAGGTGGTCGATTGGTTAACTGATCATGCTCAAGCAGTAGTTCGCTTTCAGGGTGGTCACAATGCCGGCCACACACTCATTATTGGTGACAAGAAAACAATTTTGCGTTTGATTCCATCAGGCATCATGCATAAAGATGTCATTTGCTACATTGGTAATGGTGTTGTGCTCTCACCAGAAGCGCTCTTTAAAGAGATTGGTGAGCTCGAAGCTGCTGGTTTGAATGTCCAGTCGCGTTTGAAGATTTCTGAAGCAACGACTTTGATTCTGCCGTATCACGTGGCGATCGATCATGCACGTGAGAAGAAGCGTGGTGAAGCCAAAATTGGTACAACCGGTCGTGGCATTGGCCCTGCATACGAAGATAAGGTAGCGCGTCGTGCCTTACGCGTTCAAGATTTATTCTATCCAGAGAAGTTTGCAGCTCAGTTACGTGAAAACTTGGAGTATCACAACTTCATGCTCACCAATTACTACGGTGCTGAGCCTGTGAATTATGAGAAGACGCTTGCTGAAGCAATGTCTTATGCTGAACGCCTCAAGCCCATGGTGGTTGACGTTTCTAGTGCCTTATATGCTGCTGAACAAGCTGGTCAAAACCTCTTGTTTGAAGGTGCGCAAGGCACTTTGCTCGATATTGATCATGGCACTTATCCGTATGTAACCTCTAGTAACTGTGTGGCAGGTAACGCGGCTGCCGGTTCTGGTGTTGGCCCAGATTCATTGCAATATATTTTGGGTATCACTAAAGCTTATTGCACTCGTGTTGGCGCAGGCCCTTTCCCAAGCGAACTGTATGACCATGACAATCCAGCAAGACAAGATCCAATTGGTGTTCGTCTTGCAGAAGTAGGTAAAGAGTTTGGCTCTGTAACAGGACGTCCACGCCGTACAGGTTGGTTGGATGCTGCCGCTCTGAAGCGCTCAATTCAGATTAATGGTCTTACTGGTTTGTGCATCACTAAATTGGATGTGCTTGATGGCTTAGAAACCATTCGTTTATGTGTTGGCTACACCTTGGATGGCAAGAAATTGGATGTATTGCCACGTGGCGCTGAATCGGTTGCTCGCTGTGAGCCAATTTACGAAGATTTCCGGGGCTGGAAAGGCACGACTTTTGGTATTCGGGAGTGGGGTAAGTTACCGGTTGAGGCGCAAAATTTCCTGCGCCGTATTGAGGAAGTGGCCGGAAAACCGATCGCCATGGTGTCTACGGGCCCAGAGCGTGATGAAACGATCTTGCTCCAGCATCCTTTTCAGGATTGA
- a CDS encoding ATP phosphoribosyltransferase regulatory subunit: MNRWLLPEDIADVLPAEARKVESLRRSILDLYQSYGYELVAPPILEFLDSLLTGTGSDLNLQTFKLVDQLSGRTLGLRADITPQVARIDAHLLNRVGVTRLCYAGSVAHARTPVGSSSREQLQLGAEIYGCASWEADFEAITLLLKTLDVAGLKRVYLDLSHAGILAGILADQKLDKSTVESLYGLLQSKDRPRLRQWATCLPAKVADALLALTELNGPCAEVLANAKKVLPKHAAIDQALTDLERIVTTSKANSNLELSIDLADLRGYQYHSGVMFAAYVDGLPQPIARGGRYDQVGQAFGRSRPATGFSLDLLTLASLSPLIVRKMAILAPWVQDAALEKAIADLRNRGEVVIQVLAGESVEAAEYECDRELVKQGSSWEVKKK, translated from the coding sequence ATGAATCGTTGGTTACTTCCTGAAGATATTGCAGATGTTTTACCAGCCGAGGCTCGTAAAGTCGAATCTTTACGTCGCTCGATTTTGGATCTCTATCAATCCTATGGCTATGAACTCGTAGCACCTCCTATCCTGGAGTTTTTGGATTCATTATTGACGGGTACTGGTTCCGATCTCAATCTACAAACCTTCAAGTTAGTAGATCAACTATCTGGTCGTACTTTGGGATTGCGTGCTGATATCACGCCACAGGTGGCACGGATTGATGCGCACCTATTGAATCGTGTGGGAGTCACTCGTCTTTGCTATGCAGGGTCTGTGGCACACGCTCGTACCCCGGTAGGGAGCTCTTCACGTGAACAGTTGCAGTTGGGTGCAGAGATTTATGGTTGCGCTAGCTGGGAAGCTGACTTTGAGGCGATTACCTTGCTACTCAAAACTCTAGATGTCGCAGGATTGAAGAGGGTCTACCTAGATCTATCTCATGCCGGAATTTTGGCTGGCATCTTAGCGGATCAAAAACTCGATAAGAGCACTGTCGAATCTTTATATGGCTTGTTGCAAAGTAAAGATCGTCCCCGTTTGCGCCAGTGGGCTACATGCTTACCTGCTAAGGTAGCTGATGCATTGCTGGCATTGACTGAGCTCAATGGCCCATGCGCAGAAGTATTGGCTAATGCTAAGAAAGTATTGCCAAAGCACGCTGCTATAGATCAAGCCTTAACGGATTTAGAGCGCATCGTCACTACTAGTAAGGCCAATAGCAATCTTGAGCTCAGTATTGATTTGGCTGACCTGCGTGGTTACCAGTATCACAGTGGGGTGATGTTTGCAGCTTATGTCGACGGATTGCCTCAGCCGATTGCCAGAGGGGGTCGCTATGACCAGGTAGGCCAAGCCTTCGGTCGCTCACGCCCGGCGACAGGATTCTCATTGGATTTACTGACCTTAGCAAGCTTGTCACCGTTAATTGTTCGCAAGATGGCCATCTTGGCGCCTTGGGTACAAGATGCTGCTTTGGAAAAAGCGATTGCTGATTTGCGTAATCGTGGCGAAGTGGTTATTCAGGTACTCGCTGGTGAATCCGTTGAGGCTGCTGAATATGAATGCGATCGAGAGTTGGTAAAGCAGGGCAGCTCTTGGGAAGTAAAGAAGAAATAA
- the hflC gene encoding protease modulator HflC, producing the protein MNANRLIAGVIAFVALIYVLSSSIFIVDQRKFAVVFSFGQIVRVIEKPGIQVKFPAPFESVRFFDRRILTIDNPEAERFITAEKKNLLVDSYVKWRIVDPRKFFISFKGDERLAQDRLTQLVRSALNEEFTKRTVRELISDQREQVMQGIRKKVADDASDIGVEIVDVRLKRVDLLAEISDSVYRRMEAERKRVANELRSMGAAESDKIRANAERQRDTILAEAYREAQKIKGAGDAKAIAIYNEAFSRDPNFAEFYQSLQAYRNTFKDKKDVIVVEPNSDFLKYLRKK; encoded by the coding sequence ATGAATGCCAATCGTCTTATCGCTGGTGTTATTGCCTTTGTCGCTTTGATCTATGTGCTCTCATCAAGCATTTTCATCGTAGATCAACGAAAGTTTGCCGTCGTCTTTTCGTTTGGTCAGATTGTGCGCGTGATTGAGAAGCCAGGTATCCAGGTGAAGTTTCCTGCGCCATTTGAGAGCGTACGTTTCTTTGACCGCCGTATCTTGACCATTGATAACCCAGAAGCAGAACGCTTTATTACAGCTGAAAAGAAGAATCTACTTGTTGATTCTTATGTGAAGTGGCGCATCGTAGATCCACGTAAGTTCTTTATTAGCTTTAAAGGCGATGAGCGCCTTGCGCAAGACCGTTTAACGCAGTTGGTGCGCTCAGCATTAAATGAAGAGTTCACAAAGCGCACTGTTCGTGAATTGATTTCAGATCAGCGCGAGCAAGTCATGCAGGGCATTCGCAAAAAGGTTGCTGATGACGCTTCTGATATCGGCGTTGAGATCGTTGACGTTCGCCTAAAGCGTGTTGATTTATTAGCTGAAATCAGTGACTCTGTTTACCGTCGTATGGAAGCTGAGCGTAAACGTGTGGCGAATGAGCTGCGCTCGATGGGCGCTGCAGAGTCTGACAAGATACGAGCCAATGCCGAGCGCCAGCGCGATACGATTTTGGCGGAAGCTTATCGTGAAGCCCAAAAAATTAAAGGGGCGGGTGATGCTAAGGCAATTGCTATCTATAACGAAGCATTCTCCAGAGATCCAAACTTTGCTGAGTTCTATCAGAGCTTGCAGGCTTATCGCAATACCTTCAAAGATAAGAAGGATGTGATAGTGGTAGAGCCCAATAGTGATTTCCTGAAGTATCTGCGTAAAAAATAA
- the hflK gene encoding FtsH protease activity modulator HflK, whose translation MMRKFLGLFSVNDPNWGNSSNGGSKDAKEGQENEQAPKVDPGQTNAPADKPTGQQTKPDGPPDLDELWRDFNDRIAGLFGGKKKPGGASSGGNGSGNGNTASNPNPNANKPNSTDIPPPSQRGNSGGGGNGFSAPNFNFVNPFESKKGFLVTIAIAAFIWLGSGFFIIQEGQAGVVLTFGKYDYTAKSGINWHLPWPIQSEETVNLSGVRSVEVGRPVLIKATNQKDSSMLTEDENIIDVRFAVQYRLKDPTDYLFNNRDPDAAVVQAAETAVREIVARSKMDTVLYEGREKIAIDLASSIQKILDSYKAGIYVTSVTVQNVQPPEQVQAAFDDAVKAGQDQERLKSEGEAYANDIIPRAKGTAARLVQEAEGYKARVVATAEGDAARFKQILAEYTKGQQVTRTRMYIDTMSEVYSNVTKILVDTNKSNSLLYLPLDKIVSQVNAESAQATGVPATTSGTQTPSGSVTVGGATGSNNSASSTTAPPAPTGAANNSGASSAANTSGSKSVDKRDGLRSRDRDSR comes from the coding sequence ATGATGCGTAAATTCTTGGGCCTGTTTTCGGTCAATGATCCCAATTGGGGCAATAGCTCTAACGGAGGATCTAAAGATGCCAAAGAGGGGCAGGAGAATGAACAAGCTCCAAAAGTAGATCCAGGTCAAACCAACGCACCAGCAGATAAACCAACTGGTCAGCAAACCAAACCAGATGGCCCGCCCGATTTAGATGAATTGTGGCGTGATTTCAATGACCGCATTGCTGGCTTATTTGGTGGCAAGAAAAAGCCAGGAGGTGCGAGCAGTGGTGGGAATGGAAGTGGAAATGGAAACACGGCTTCCAATCCAAATCCAAATGCTAATAAACCGAATAGCACCGATATTCCTCCGCCATCTCAACGAGGTAATTCAGGAGGTGGTGGCAATGGTTTTTCTGCCCCCAACTTTAATTTCGTAAATCCATTTGAATCCAAAAAAGGATTTTTGGTGACGATTGCCATTGCTGCCTTTATTTGGCTAGGCAGTGGCTTTTTTATTATTCAAGAAGGTCAGGCAGGCGTAGTGCTGACTTTCGGTAAGTACGATTACACCGCTAAGTCCGGCATCAACTGGCACTTACCTTGGCCGATTCAATCGGAAGAGACAGTGAACTTATCGGGTGTTCGCTCAGTTGAGGTGGGTCGCCCAGTATTAATTAAGGCAACCAATCAAAAAGATTCTTCAATGCTCACTGAAGATGAAAACATTATTGATGTGCGCTTTGCTGTGCAGTACCGCCTAAAAGATCCAACTGATTATTTATTTAATAACCGCGACCCTGATGCTGCTGTAGTGCAAGCAGCAGAAACTGCTGTGCGCGAGATCGTGGCGCGTAGCAAGATGGATACCGTGTTGTATGAAGGGCGCGAAAAGATTGCGATTGATCTGGCGAGTTCTATTCAGAAAATTCTGGATAGCTACAAGGCTGGTATTTATGTGACCAGCGTTACCGTGCAAAACGTTCAGCCTCCAGAGCAAGTGCAGGCAGCTTTTGATGATGCGGTTAAAGCAGGTCAAGACCAAGAGCGCCTCAAGAGCGAGGGAGAGGCATACGCTAATGACATCATTCCGCGCGCCAAGGGTACGGCTGCGCGCTTGGTTCAAGAGGCAGAGGGTTATAAGGCTCGTGTAGTAGCGACTGCGGAGGGTGATGCAGCTCGCTTCAAACAAATTCTGGCGGAGTACACCAAAGGACAGCAAGTCACGCGCACTCGCATGTACATCGACACTATGAGTGAGGTGTATAGCAATGTAACCAAGATTTTGGTGGATACCAATAAGAGCAATAGCTTGTTGTATTTGCCGCTTGATAAGATCGTTTCCCAAGTAAATGCCGAAAGTGCGCAAGCAACGGGCGTGCCTGCAACAACTAGCGGTACACAAACCCCTTCGGGCTCTGTAACTGTTGGTGGTGCAACTGGATCCAATAATTCAGCGAGCTCTACAACGGCGCCACCAGCGCCGACGGGAGCTGCAAATAATTCAGGTGCATCAAGTGCTGCAAATACTTCTGGCAGCAAGTCAGTAGATAAGCGTGATGGCTTACGCAGTCGCGATCGGGATTCACGCTAA
- the hflX gene encoding GTPase HflX: MAELSLLADSAGSIPAASVIARKGRTDPALFIGSGKANELKRVMEEQDAELAIFNHPLSPTQQRNLERHIGRHVMDRTGLILDIFSQRAQSHIGKTQVELAQVRYRMSRLVRAWSHLERQRGGIGVRGGPGETQMELDRRMLATKAKRLENELEKLQRQQRTQRRARNRKDVFSVSLVGYTNAGKSTLFNALTKAGTYAADQLFATLDTTSRKVHLDGVGSIVVSDTVGFIRELPHQLVEAFRATLDETIHADLILHVIDACSPVAKEQKAEVEAVLAEIGADEIPRIEVMNKIDLMPQTFTHGAVLERDAQGFPAQIFLSAQSGLGLDLLRSTLAECSQMTDKMRAEQNRAKTQMTPEEFLAPLPERPESSEFNPIPKQSYFSNDA, translated from the coding sequence ATGGCCGAACTCAGCCTTCTGGCTGATAGCGCTGGCTCTATACCCGCAGCTAGTGTGATTGCCCGTAAGGGTAGAACCGATCCTGCTTTATTTATCGGTTCAGGTAAAGCCAATGAGCTTAAGCGGGTGATGGAAGAGCAAGACGCAGAGCTGGCCATCTTCAATCACCCCTTATCTCCAACTCAGCAGCGTAATCTCGAGCGTCATATTGGGCGCCATGTGATGGATCGCACTGGCTTGATATTAGATATCTTTAGCCAACGCGCACAAAGTCATATCGGTAAGACTCAAGTGGAATTGGCGCAAGTGCGCTATCGCATGTCACGATTAGTCAGAGCATGGAGTCACTTGGAGCGGCAGCGTGGTGGTATTGGTGTACGCGGTGGTCCCGGTGAAACCCAGATGGAGCTCGACCGCAGGATGTTGGCAACCAAAGCCAAGCGCCTAGAAAACGAATTAGAAAAACTTCAGCGTCAGCAACGCACGCAACGTCGGGCACGTAATCGCAAAGATGTGTTTTCGGTATCGTTGGTTGGCTATACCAATGCTGGCAAGTCAACTTTATTCAATGCTTTAACTAAGGCTGGTACCTATGCTGCTGATCAGCTCTTCGCCACCTTGGATACCACCTCCAGAAAGGTGCATTTGGATGGGGTGGGGTCGATTGTGGTGTCTGATACGGTGGGCTTTATTCGGGAGTTGCCCCACCAGTTGGTGGAGGCATTTAGGGCTACTTTGGATGAAACGATCCATGCGGACCTGATATTGCATGTGATTGATGCCTGCAGCCCCGTTGCCAAGGAGCAAAAAGCAGAGGTAGAGGCGGTTTTAGCTGAAATCGGGGCGGATGAGATCCCCCGCATTGAGGTGATGAATAAGATCGACCTGATGCCCCAAACCTTTACCCATGGGGCGGTTTTAGAGAGGGACGCCCAAGGCTTCCCAGCCCAGATTTTCCTATCAGCCCAGTCCGGCTTAGGCCTTGATTTACTGCGCTCAACCTTAGCGGAATGCTCCCAAATGACTGATAAAATGAGGGCTGAACAAAATCGTGCCAAAACTCAGATGACTCCTGAGGAGTTTTTAGCTCCTCTACCTGAAAGACCCGAGTCATCCGAATTTAATCCGATACCTAAGCAAAGCTATTTTTCGAATGATGCGTAA
- the hfq gene encoding RNA chaperone Hfq — MSAKQIQLLQDPFLNALRKEHIPVSIYLVNGIKLQGNIESFDQYVVLLRNTVTQMVYKHAISTIVPARAIDFRIEEGSPV, encoded by the coding sequence ATGAGCGCTAAACAAATCCAATTACTTCAAGATCCATTTCTGAACGCTTTGCGTAAAGAACACATTCCTGTGTCGATTTATCTGGTTAACGGTATTAAGTTGCAGGGCAATATTGAGTCATTCGATCAATACGTTGTCTTGTTGCGTAACACCGTGACGCAAATGGTTTACAAGCATGCGATCTCGACGATCGTTCCTGCTCGTGCTATTGATTTTCGTATAGAAGAAGGCAGCCCTGTATAA
- the der gene encoding ribosome biogenesis GTPase Der: protein MNPVITIVGRPNVGKSTLFNRLTRSRDALVADFSGLTRDRHYGKGRIGDRAFICVDTGGFEPVAKTGIVAEMAKQTKQAVAESDIVIFLVDGRLGLAPQDRVIADFLRKSGRPVILAVNKTEGMQAGLVTADFHELGLGEPFPISSAHGDGVRGLLDDALDSLGIEEPDEEELANDPNRPMKIAVVGRPNVGKSTLINKLIGEERVIAFDMPGTTRDAIEVPFERNGKPYILVDTAGLRRRGKVFEAIEKFSVVKTLQAIADCNVVILMLDAQQDISEQDAHIAGFIVEAGRALVVAVNKWDGIDAYVKERARLEIAQKLRFLDFANVHPISAKKGTGLKELFKDVDSAYAAAMAKLPTPRLTRILQEAVEHQQPKRVGMGRPKLRYAHQGGMNPPIVVIHGTSLSGVTDSYKRYLEGRFRDVFKLRGTPLRIQMNTAKNPYVDADKGKKGKKR, encoded by the coding sequence ATGAATCCAGTCATCACCATCGTTGGTCGTCCCAATGTCGGGAAGTCCACTCTCTTTAATCGCTTAACGCGTTCGCGTGATGCTCTCGTTGCCGACTTTTCTGGTTTAACGCGTGACCGTCACTATGGCAAAGGTCGCATTGGCGATCGCGCATTTATTTGTGTAGACACCGGTGGTTTTGAGCCGGTTGCCAAGACTGGCATCGTGGCTGAGATGGCAAAGCAAACCAAACAAGCGGTTGCTGAGTCTGACATTGTGATTTTCTTGGTCGATGGCCGTTTAGGTTTAGCGCCACAAGACAGAGTCATTGCGGATTTCTTGCGCAAGTCTGGCAGACCCGTCATTTTGGCGGTGAACAAAACTGAGGGCATGCAAGCCGGTTTAGTGACTGCAGATTTTCATGAGCTTGGACTTGGTGAACCCTTTCCGATTTCTTCTGCGCATGGTGATGGTGTCCGTGGCCTGTTGGATGATGCACTCGATTCTTTAGGTATTGAGGAGCCGGACGAAGAAGAGTTAGCGAACGACCCTAATCGCCCTATGAAGATTGCGGTGGTGGGTCGTCCAAACGTGGGTAAATCCACCCTGATTAACAAATTGATTGGTGAAGAGCGCGTTATTGCGTTTGACATGCCAGGAACTACGCGTGATGCGATTGAAGTTCCTTTTGAGCGCAATGGCAAGCCTTACATCCTAGTAGATACCGCAGGCCTGCGTCGTCGTGGCAAGGTATTTGAGGCGATTGAAAAGTTTTCTGTTGTCAAAACATTACAAGCAATTGCGGATTGCAACGTCGTGATTTTGATGCTCGATGCGCAGCAAGATATTTCCGAGCAAGATGCCCATATCGCTGGCTTTATTGTTGAAGCCGGTCGTGCTTTAGTCGTTGCTGTCAATAAATGGGATGGTATTGATGCCTACGTGAAAGAGCGTGCGCGTCTAGAGATTGCGCAAAAATTACGTTTCTTGGATTTTGCTAATGTGCATCCGATTTCAGCGAAGAAGGGCACTGGTTTAAAAGAGCTCTTTAAGGATGTCGATTCTGCTTATGCGGCAGCGATGGCAAAACTGCCAACCCCACGCTTAACCCGAATCTTGCAAGAAGCAGTGGAGCATCAGCAACCTAAACGAGTAGGTATGGGTCGACCCAAATTGCGTTATGCGCACCAAGGTGGCATGAACCCGCCTATCGTGGTGATTCATGGAACATCTTTAAGTGGCGTAACCGATAGCTATAAGCGTTATTTAGAAGGCCGTTTTAGGGATGTCTTCAAGTTACGGGGAACCCCATTACGAATCCAGATGAATACCGCCAAAAATCCTTATGTGGATGCGGATAAGGGTAAAAAAGGGAAAAAGCGCTAG
- the bamB gene encoding outer membrane protein assembly factor BamB gives MVAKRMVGLVSKVFVLGVVAAALVACSGNSRVRKPAELVEVKNQFDLQPVWSTSVGSSESFNFHPVVAGNSVYAASHRGNLAKIDLASGNKVWEVSVPERLAIGPGSDGRTTVAVSIKGNVYAYDDTGKALWNVNVGSEVLSEPVVAGGVVVIRALDNRFIGLDAQTGARKWNYQRQQSALSLRVGYGMLPINNEVIVTGFAGGRFGMIALANGGLIWETPVSFPKGFSEIERLNDVTAKPSMEGEILCAVSYQGRIGCGQARTGNLLWFKDFSSYTGTAQSSDLVFSANEKSHVFAFATKDGGQFWENTQLTFRDVGEPLAVGRVLLMGDAQGYVHAFAQANGEMVARIRHDSSPISAAPIAVGGLIVIQSQGGKIAAYSPK, from the coding sequence ATGGTAGCTAAGCGCATGGTAGGGTTGGTAAGTAAAGTTTTCGTGCTAGGAGTAGTTGCAGCAGCGCTAGTCGCTTGCTCTGGAAACTCTCGTGTTCGTAAACCTGCCGAGTTGGTTGAAGTCAAAAATCAATTTGATTTGCAACCAGTGTGGTCTACCAGCGTTGGCTCATCCGAGTCATTTAATTTTCATCCGGTAGTAGCGGGTAACTCGGTCTATGCAGCATCGCACCGCGGCAATTTGGCGAAGATTGATTTGGCTTCTGGTAATAAGGTGTGGGAAGTCTCTGTACCTGAGCGTTTGGCTATTGGTCCTGGTTCAGACGGCCGTACGACTGTCGCAGTATCTATTAAGGGTAATGTTTATGCCTACGACGATACAGGCAAGGCCCTGTGGAATGTCAATGTCGGTAGCGAAGTATTAAGCGAGCCTGTAGTTGCCGGTGGCGTAGTCGTTATTCGTGCACTTGATAACCGTTTCATTGGTTTAGATGCACAAACAGGTGCTCGTAAGTGGAATTACCAGCGTCAACAATCCGCATTGTCATTGCGTGTAGGTTATGGCATGTTGCCAATTAACAATGAAGTGATTGTGACCGGTTTTGCAGGCGGTCGTTTTGGCATGATTGCACTTGCCAATGGCGGGTTAATTTGGGAGACCCCAGTGTCTTTTCCAAAAGGTTTCTCTGAAATTGAGCGCTTAAATGATGTGACGGCTAAGCCCAGCATGGAAGGGGAGATTCTGTGCGCAGTGTCTTATCAGGGGCGTATCGGTTGCGGTCAAGCACGTACTGGCAACTTGCTCTGGTTTAAAGATTTCTCAAGCTATACCGGAACTGCGCAAAGCTCAGATTTAGTATTCTCTGCTAATGAGAAGTCGCATGTATTTGCCTTTGCAACAAAAGATGGCGGACAGTTTTGGGAGAATACCCAGCTGACATTCCGTGATGTAGGAGAACCTCTTGCGGTTGGAAGAGTGCTATTGATGGGCGATGCACAAGGTTATGTGCATGCATTTGCACAAGCCAATGGTGAGATGGTGGCACGTATTCGTCATGACAGCAGCCCGATATCAGCAGCTCCGATTGCGGTAGGTGGTTTGATTGTGATTCAGTCTCAAGGCGGGAAGATTGCCGCCTATAGCCCCAAATGA
- a CDS encoding tetratricopeptide repeat protein has translation MPLDLEEQEQLDQFKAFWQKYRNLITGVATVALFAYAAYSGYEWWRNSQALEASKLYETMVTAIAKGDKEQTLRAADDLQKDFARTPYAPMSSLIAARIASDAGDSAKALDYLRWAAKNASNDAYLALAKMRLVSQLIEQGTEKDFAEADQILQSKPIVGFEALWLERRGDWYLAQKKNEQAKTSYQDAWKKLDQAKEFPEEARRLLKVKLDAVGGVAQ, from the coding sequence ATGCCATTAGATTTAGAAGAACAAGAACAATTAGACCAATTCAAAGCGTTTTGGCAAAAGTATCGCAACCTCATTACCGGCGTTGCCACAGTCGCATTATTTGCCTATGCCGCTTATAGTGGTTACGAATGGTGGCGCAATAGTCAAGCGCTTGAGGCATCCAAGTTGTACGAGACGATGGTAACTGCCATTGCAAAGGGTGATAAAGAGCAAACTTTACGTGCAGCAGATGATTTGCAAAAAGATTTTGCCCGCACACCATATGCACCAATGTCCAGTTTGATTGCTGCTCGTATTGCCTCTGATGCGGGTGATAGTGCTAAGGCATTAGATTATTTACGCTGGGCTGCTAAGAATGCTTCTAATGATGCCTATCTTGCTTTAGCCAAGATGCGTTTGGTATCTCAACTGATTGAACAAGGCACTGAAAAAGACTTTGCTGAAGCAGATCAGATTTTGCAGAGCAAGCCCATTGTAGGCTTCGAAGCCCTTTGGCTTGAGCGTCGTGGGGATTGGTATTTGGCGCAAAAGAAAAATGAGCAAGCTAAAACTAGCTATCAAGATGCTTGGAAAAAATTAGATCAAGCTAAAGAGTTTCCTGAAGAGGCGCGCCGTCTCTTGAAGGTGAAGCTTGATGCGGTTGGAGGAGTTGCACAGTGA